From a region of the Procambarus clarkii isolate CNS0578487 chromosome 2, FALCON_Pclarkii_2.0, whole genome shotgun sequence genome:
- the LOC123762436 gene encoding mucin-1-like, whose amino-acid sequence MDPLEILCIVLLPVESRFVESRTSPQHHRSSGTSPQHHHPSNTSPQHHRPSGTSPQHHRSSGTSPQHHRSSDTSPQHHRSSGTSPQHHRSSGTSPQHHRSSGTSPQHHRSSGTSPQHHRSSGTSPQHHRSSGTSPQHHHPSNTSPQHHRPSGTSPQHHRSSGTSPQHHRSSDTSPQHHRSSGTSPQHHRSSDTSPQHHRSSGTSPQHHRSSSTSPQHHRSSGTSPQHHRSSDTSPQHHRSSGTSPQHHRSSGTSPQHHRSSGTSPQHHRSSGTSPQHHRSSGTSPQHHRSSGTSPQHHHPSNTSPQHHRPSGTSPQHHRSSGTSPQHHQFIRHLTTASSFIRHLTTASSFIRHLTTASSFIRHLTTASSFIKHLTTTSSFIRHLTTASSFIRHLTTASSFIRHLTTASSSIRQHCARPYLFSSKSVYELEMSKP is encoded by the exons ATGGATCCATTGGAAATATTGTGTATCGTTCTTCTTCCTGTGGAAAGTCGCTTTGTCGAGTCGC GCACCTCACCACAGCATCATCGTTCATCAGGCACCTCaccacagcatcatcatccatcAAACACCTCACCACAGCATCATCGTCCATCAGGTACCTCACCACAGCATCATCGTTCATCAGGCACCTCACCACAGCATCATCGTTCATCAGACACCTCACCACAGCATCATCGCTCATCAGGCACCTCACCACAGCATCATCGTTCATCAGGCACCTCACCACAGCATCATCGTTCATCAGGCACCTCACCACAGCATCATCGTTCATCAGGCACCTCACCACAGCATCATCGTTCATCAGGCACCTCACCACAGCATCATCGTTCATCAGGCACCTCaccacagcatcatcatccatcAAACACCTCACCACAGCATCATCGTCCATCAGGCACCTCACCACAGCATCATCGTTCATCAGGCACCTCACCACAGCATCATCGTTCATCAGACACCTCACCACAGCATCATCGTTCATCAGGCACCTCACCACAGCATCATCGTTCATCAGACACCTCACCACAGCATCATCGTTCATCAGGCACCTCACCACAGCATCATCGTTCATCAAGCACCTCACCACAACATCATCGTTCATCAGGCACCTCACCACAGCATCATCGTTCATCAGACACCTCACCACAGCATCATCGCTCATCAGGCACCTCACCACAGCATCATCGTTCATCAGGCACCTCACCACAGCATCATCGTTCATCAGGCACCTCACCACAGCATCATCGTTCATCAGGCACCTCACCACAGCATCATCGTTCATCAGGCACCTCACCACAGCATCATCGTTCATCAGGCACCTCaccacagcatcatcatccatcAAACACCTCACCACAGCATCATCGTCCATCAGGCACCTCACCACAGCATCATCGTTCATCAGGCACCTCACCACAGCATCATCAGTTCATCAGACACCTCACCACAGCATCATCGTTCATCAGGCACCTCACCACAGCATCATCGTTCATCAGACACCTCACCACAGCATCATCGTTCATCAGGCACCTCACCACAGCATCATCGTTCATCAAGCACCTCACCACAACATCATCGTTCATCAGGCACCTCACCACAGCATCATCGTTCATCAGGCACCTCACCACAGCATCATCGTTCATCAGGCACCTCACCACAGCATCATCGTCCATCAGGCAGCACTGCGCAAGGCCATATTTATTTTCCAGCAAATCTGTTTACGAGTTGGAAATGAGTAAACCGTGA